TTCCCCGGACCCCAGAGGTACCTGAAGCAGTACCGGCATCAGCAGTTGAATGCCGGTTCCGATGATCGGGGGCAGTGGTGCCCGCTGAGGTATGGCAAAGTCGCTCCACGCCCTCGTTACCTAATAAAAGATAATGAACAAGGTGACAATTCATGAAAGGGCTCACTCCCAATCACTGGCGCCGTGCACTCCTTGCACTCGGCCTCGCCAGCTCTTCAGCACTCGCGGCGCCCGGCGCGCCCACCATTGACTGGATGGAAACCAGCTTTGCCATCATAGAGGTGGATGAAGCGGCCACGGCCTACGAGCAGCTGGTAACCATCAATGACTACGCGGAAGTACCCGTTGCCTGGTCCAAGTGGTCTGGCGATGGCGCAACCACAGCCCAGTATCTGCTGAATGGCGAAGTGGTGCTGGAGCAGTCTGTCAGTGGCGGTGCCACCCAGACCGGTTCAGCCACGCTACAGGTCGACAAAGGCGGCCAGTATGCGTTGCAGGTGGCACTGTGTAACGATGACGGTTGTGCAACCTCTGAAGCAATGGAAATTGTGGTAGCGGATACCGATGGCAGCCACCTTGATCCGATTACCCTGACTGCCGGCGAAAACAATCAACCCTACACCAACACCACGGATTCCGTGGTCGGTACCTACTTTGTGGAGTGGGGCGTATACGGGCGTAAATTCTCTGTCGACATGATACCGGCTTACAATCTCACCCATATCATTTACGGGTTTATTCCCATCTGTGGTGGCGATGGCATCAACGACAGCCTGAAAGAAATTGAAGGTAGCTTTGCCGCCCTGCAGCGTTCCTGTTCCGGGCGTGAAGACTTCAAGGTATCCCTGCACGATCCGTTTGCCGCCTTGCAGAAGGCCCAGGCAGACCAGACTTTCTCTGATCCCTATAAAGGTAACTTCGGCCAGCTGATGGCTCTGAAACAGGCCTATCCGGATCTGAAAATCCTGCCTTCCATCGGCGGTTGGACTTTGTCCGACCCGTTCTATTTCTTTGACGATGCGGCCAAGCGCCAGACTTTTGTCGACTCCGTAGAGGAGTTTATGCGTACCTGGAAATTCTTTGACGGTGTCGACATCGACTGGGAATATCCGGGCGGTTCCGGCGCCAACCCGGATCTGGGCGACCCCGCCATCGACGGTGAAACCTACCGTCTGTTGATGCGTGACCTGCGCGCAATGCTGGACGGTCTCGAGCAGGAAACCGGTCGCGAATACGAGCTGACGTCTGCCATCGGTGCCGGCCGTGACAAAATCGAAGACGTGGACTACCAGGCTGTACAGCAGTACATGGATTACTTCTTCGTGATGACTTACGACTATTACGGCGGTTGGAGCAATGAGGTACTGGGGCACCAGACTGCGCTCTATGCGCCGACCTGGCGCCCCGACACTGATTACACCACCGACAACGGTATTCAAGCGCTGCTCGAGCAGGGTATGGAACCGGGAAAAATGGTGATTGGTGCTGCCATGTACGGTCGCGGCTGGACCGGCGTCAACGGCTGGACCGGTAACGACCATATGACCGGCACCGCGACTGGCATGGTAGACGGCACCTGGGAAGACGGTGTGGTGGATTACCGCGATATCGTCAGCCGCATTGCTACCGGTGAGTGGGAAGAATACTACGACGAAACTGCAGAGGCGGCGTACATCTTCAAGCCGGGCACCGGTGATCTGATCACCTACGACAACCATCGTTCAGTGCTGGCCAAGGGTGCGTACGCACAGTCCAAAGGTATGGCGGGCCTGTTCTCCTGGGAAATCGACGCGGACAATGGCGACATCCTCAACGCCATGCACGAGAGCCTCGGCCACGGCGATGGTCCCGGTAACCGTGCGCCCACTGCCCGTGCCGGTGGTGATCAGACTGTCGCGAGCGGTGCTTCTGTCTCTCTTGACGGCGGCAACTCCAGTGACCTGGACAATGATCCGCTGACCTACAGCTGGGTTCAGACCGCGGGCACCGATGTATCGCTGCAAAATGCTGACAGTGCCGTCGCCTCATTCACTGCACCTAGTGTTACCAGTGATGAAGTGCTCACTTTCACGCTGACCGTCAATGATGGCACCGTCAGTGATAGTGACGAAGTGCGTATCACCGTTGAAGCGGAACAGGCAAATCAGGCCCCCAGTGCCGACGCCGGTGCCGACCAGATGGTGGAAACTCCAGCGGTTGTCACCCTGAGCGGTGCAGCCTCAACTGACCCGGAAAACGATACGTTGACCTATAGCTGGAGCCAGGCATCCGGAACCTCTGTATCCCTGAGCGACAGCAGCGCTGTCAGCCCGACGTTCTCTGCCGACACAGTCAGTACGGAAGAAGAACTGGTGTTTGAGCTTACGGTCAACGATGGCGAGCTTTCCGATAGCGATCAGGTCAGCATCTTCCTGCTGCCGGAAGACAGCAACACCGCGCCGGTAGTTTCCGCGCCGGAAAGCGTGACCCTGGTCGAGGGTGAAAGTACCACCATCACTGCAACCGGTACCGATGCCGATGGCGATACCCTGAGCTACATCTGGGAAGGGATGGCCTCCGGTACCGGCGACACCATCACCATCTCCGCACCGCAGGTAGAGGCGGATACCGAGTTTGAACTCACCGTCACCGTTAACGACGGCCTGGCAACCGCCAGCGCAACTGTCGCCGTTTTTGTGACCAACGAAGACGATGACGGTAGCTGCGATGCCACCGATCCGAATGCCGCTGATTACCCCGCGTGGCAGTCCGGCACTTACCTCGGCGGTGATCAGGTCAGCCATGAAGATCTGGTCTGGGAAGCGAAGTACTGGACGCAACAGGAGCCGGCACTGGACGCAGCCGACTGGAAGCTCATCAGCGATATCGAAGTGCCGTGGAATGCTGCTACTGCTTACAACGGTGGCGATGAAGTGAACTTTGAAGGCCTGCGCTACCGCGCCAAGTGGTGGACTCAGGGGCAGGAGCCGGACACTTCTTCCGACTGGGAAGAAATCGGTCCCGCCACCTGCAACTAAAGCTGAGCCACGGGCACTGAAAAGGGGCGTCCTGTCTCTTTTCAGTCACCCGTTCAGTTTGCTGTCGATAAGCAGTTTGCAGTATTCAGAGGGCGCTTTTGCGCCCTCTGTTCTTTGCGTTGTATTCGGATAATCAATAAAAGGAACACAGCATGAAAAGTCGTTTAATGGGCGCACTTGCCCTCGCGCTTTTCTCGGTCAATGTCGCTGCGGTGGATTGCAGTGCGCGCGCGGACTGGGAAAGCAGTGCAATTTATGTGGAAGGGGATGCGGTGGCGCATCTCGGCAATGCCTACACCGCAAACTGGTGGACCCAGAACGAGGACCCTACCACCCACTCGGGTACCTGGGACGTGTGGGAGTACGATGGCGCCTGTGATGGCAGCTCATCTTCCGGAGGCTCCAGTTCTTCCAGCTCCTCCTCCTCGAGTTCATCTTCCTCATCGAGCTCTTCTTCCAGCTCCTCATCGAGCTCTGGTGGCAGTTCAGGTGGTGGCAGTTGCACATCTGCACAGTACGTTGCGGGCAATGCCTATGCCGCGGGTGATGTTGTTCAGAACGCGGGGTTTGAATTTCAGTGCAATATCGCCGGCTGGTGTTCATCCGATGCGGCCTGGGCCTATGAGCCCGGCGTGGGCGCGCATTGGGAAGATGCCTGGAGTCAGGTGGGGGATTGCGGCAGTGGTTCTTCCAGCAGTTCATCCAGTGGTGGATCCAGCTCCTCTGGTTCTGGCTCCTCCAGTTCTTCCGGCGGCAGCTCGTCGGGCGGCAACAGCGG
The Microbulbifer celer DNA segment above includes these coding regions:
- a CDS encoding glycosyl hydrolase family 18 protein; translation: MKGLTPNHWRRALLALGLASSSALAAPGAPTIDWMETSFAIIEVDEAATAYEQLVTINDYAEVPVAWSKWSGDGATTAQYLLNGEVVLEQSVSGGATQTGSATLQVDKGGQYALQVALCNDDGCATSEAMEIVVADTDGSHLDPITLTAGENNQPYTNTTDSVVGTYFVEWGVYGRKFSVDMIPAYNLTHIIYGFIPICGGDGINDSLKEIEGSFAALQRSCSGREDFKVSLHDPFAALQKAQADQTFSDPYKGNFGQLMALKQAYPDLKILPSIGGWTLSDPFYFFDDAAKRQTFVDSVEEFMRTWKFFDGVDIDWEYPGGSGANPDLGDPAIDGETYRLLMRDLRAMLDGLEQETGREYELTSAIGAGRDKIEDVDYQAVQQYMDYFFVMTYDYYGGWSNEVLGHQTALYAPTWRPDTDYTTDNGIQALLEQGMEPGKMVIGAAMYGRGWTGVNGWTGNDHMTGTATGMVDGTWEDGVVDYRDIVSRIATGEWEEYYDETAEAAYIFKPGTGDLITYDNHRSVLAKGAYAQSKGMAGLFSWEIDADNGDILNAMHESLGHGDGPGNRAPTARAGGDQTVASGASVSLDGGNSSDLDNDPLTYSWVQTAGTDVSLQNADSAVASFTAPSVTSDEVLTFTLTVNDGTVSDSDEVRITVEAEQANQAPSADAGADQMVETPAVVTLSGAASTDPENDTLTYSWSQASGTSVSLSDSSAVSPTFSADTVSTEEELVFELTVNDGELSDSDQVSIFLLPEDSNTAPVVSAPESVTLVEGESTTITATGTDADGDTLSYIWEGMASGTGDTITISAPQVEADTEFELTVTVNDGLATASATVAVFVTNEDDDGSCDATDPNAADYPAWQSGTYLGGDQVSHEDLVWEAKYWTQQEPALDAADWKLISDIEVPWNAATAYNGGDEVNFEGLRYRAKWWTQGQEPDTSSDWEEIGPATCN